The following are from one region of the Fusarium verticillioides 7600 chromosome 1, whole genome shotgun sequence genome:
- a CDS encoding acetate non-utilizing protein 9, mitochondrial, giving the protein MRSSLLRLASAANTQRGLKPNPTALLPPIPLYRRLLRAHRKHLPAEMRVLGDEYIKAEFRAHRKVDNPAHLIGFLTEWQLYAQKVEGDQWVGDKLDEQKLSKMSDEQIHQLYELMQAIQNRSQEGGEQES; this is encoded by the exons ATGCGTTCATCTCTGTTGAGACTGGCATCAGCCGCAAACACACAACGAGGCCTTAAGCCCAACCCTACtgcccttcttcctcctATTCCTTTATACCGCCGACTCCTCCGTGCCCACCGCAAGCATTTGCCAGCTGAGATGAGagttcttggagatgagtaCATCAAAGCTGAGTTCAGAGCGCACAGAAAGGTGGATAACCCGGCTCATCTG ATTGGTTTCCTAACAGAGTGGCAACTGTATGCGCAAAAAGTTGAAGGCGATCAGTGGGTGGGTGATAAGTTAGATGAGCAGAAGCTCTCAAAGATGAGCG ATGAACAAATACACCAACTATACGAGTTGATGCAGGCCATTCAAAACCGGAGCCAAGAAGGTGGCGAGCAAGAGTCTTAG
- a CDS encoding murein transglycosylase, with product MKNLITYTLAATLAAGATAQHHQHQHMHARRHAGSKVEKRDPDVITEYVVAATETVYELGGEEIDIQAAKAGLDGGSLVIVGESNPTYDAPAAPATSAAQPAKVSQPKKDVGAQFYESKTAAATMAVYSAPAATQSKASKPKSSGSSSSYSGSSGATGVDKKFESGTIDCSEFPSAYGAVPLDWLKLDGWSGIQYCPDYSSVSKLIYQIDTAISGDSCKPGAMCSYACPVGYQKTQWPSAQGSERESIGGLYCNKDGKLELTRDGYDTLCEPGVGGVTIQNDLDEQVATCRTDYPGTENMVIPAVAEPGSSVAVCNPDQDKYYVWDNVGTSAQYYVNKKGYTVEQACVWDSSTGKDAGNWAPVVLGVGMKNGMTFVSIFQNSPTSTALLDFNIEIKGGNKKCSYVNGQWSEGTGCTTAAAEGQKITVRYF from the exons ATGAAGAACCTCATCACTTACACCCTTGCGGCCACGCTCGCCGCCGGTGCTACCGCccagcatcaccagcaccagcacaTGCACGCCCGCCGCCACGCTGGCTCCAAGGTCGAGAAGCGTGACCCTGATGTTATCACCGAGTACGTTGTCGCCGCCACCGAGACCGTCTATGAGCTCGGTGGAGAGGAGATCGACATCCAGGCCGCCAAGGCTGGTCTCGATGGCGGTAGCCTCGTCATTGTTGGCGAGTCTAACCCTACCTACGATGCACCCGCAGCTCCTGCCACCAGTGCTGCTCAGCCCGCCAAGGTTtctcagcccaagaaggatgTGGGCGCTCAATTCTACGAGTCCAAGACTGCTGCGGCTACTATGGCTGTCTACTCGGCCCCAGCCGCCACTCAATCCAAGgcctccaagcccaagtcaagtggctccagctccagctacAGTGGCTCCAGCGGCGCCACCGGTGTTgacaagaagtttgagaGCGGTACCATCGACTGCAGCGAGTTCCCCTCAGCGTATGGTGCTGTTCCCCTCGACTGGCTGAAACTTGATGGCTGGTCTGGTATCCAGTACTGCCCTGACTACAGCTCCGTGTCCAAGCTGATCTATCAGATTGACACTGCTATCTCTGGCGACAGTTGCAAGCCCGGTGCTATGTGCTCCTACGCTTGCCCCGTTGGTTACCAGAAGACTCAGTGGCCCTCTGCTCAAGGTTCCGAGCGTGAATCTATTGGTGGACTCTACTGCAACAAGGACGGCAAGCTCGAACTGACACGTGATGGTTACGACACTCTTTGCGAACCTGGTGTCGGCGGTGTCACTATTCAAAATGACCTCGACGAGCAGGTTGCAACTTGCCGAACTGACTACCCCGGAACTGAGAACATGGTTATccctgctgttgctgagccTGGTAGCAGCGTCGCTGTCTGTAACCCCGACCAGGACAAGTACTATGTCTGGGACAATGTAGGCACCTCAGCCCAATACtatgtcaacaagaagggcTACACTGTCGAGCAGGCTTGCGTTTGGGACAGCTCCACCGGCAAGGATGCCGGCAACTGGGCACCAGTTGTTCTCGGCGTTGGCATGAAGAACGGCATGACCTTTGTCTCCATTTTCCAGAACTCGCCAACCAGCACTGCCCTCCTTGACTTCAACATTGAGATCAAGGGTGGCAACAAGAAATGCTCCTACGTCAATGGCCAGTGGAGCGAGGGAACTGGCTGCACC ACTGCTGCCGCCGAGGGCCAAAAGATTACTGTCCGATACTTTTAA
- a CDS encoding histone deacetylase HOS2, whose product MDIDSYRYRVPKPNYLPHIADEDRDNSVVEEFSNQPLGLASEMDNAKFYNKCKRLAEESGITKPKGYNVSFHCNPDIEKHHFGVTHPMKPWRLTLSKSLIYSYGMSFAMDNYISRAATYEELAEFHSSDYLDFLGTVLPEPVPRDLENQGVDLKFNLGGSDCPLFDGLFNYCSLSAGGSLDAARKICSKQSDIAISWGGGLHHAKRSEASGFCYINDIVIAILELLRYYPRVLYIDIDVHHGDGVEEAFFSTDRVMTVSFHKYDPNNFFPGTGALDDNGPKSEHNPGAHHAFNVPLNDGITDEQYDHLFNTVIGKIVEKFRPGAIALQCGADSLAGDRLGRFNLQVQGHGACVKFCKEMGIPMILFGGGGYTPRNVARAWTYETSIAINAQDKINPILPEHAPWRDHFRQDTLFPTLEQILGEPRVNRNPPKRLQEIVQHVTEQLRFVEAAPSVQLQTIPPDLGAIRDDVEERLKEENEERRDEVRKAREAAIGTAMQL is encoded by the coding sequence ATGGACATAGACTCCTATAGGTACCGGGTGCCTAAACCCAACTACCTTCCGCATATTGCAGACGAGGATCGTGATAACTCGGTCGTTGAGGAGTTCTCCAATCAACCACTAGGGCTGGCTAGTGAGATGGACAATGCTAAATTCTACAACAAGTGCAAGCGTCTGGCTGAAGAGTCTGGCATCACAAAACCCAAGGGTTACAACGTTTCCTTCCACTGCAACCCGGACATTGAGAAGCATCATTTTGGAGTCACTCATCCCATGAAACCGTGGCGATTAACCCTGTCCAAGAGTCTCATATACTCTTACGGAATGTCATTCGCGATGGATAACTACATTTCCAGAGCCGCCACATATGAGGAACTTGCAGAATTCCATTCTTCTGACTATCTAGATTTCCTTGGTACTGTCCTTCCTGAGCCAGTACCTCGGGATCTCGAGAACCAAGGGGTTGacctcaagttcaacctTGGTGGTTCTGATTGTCCCCTCTTTGATGGCCTCTTCAACTACTGTTCGTTATCAGCCGGTGGATCTCTTGATGCGGCCAGGAAGATTTGCTCTAAACAGTCTGATATCGCCATTTCCTGGGGGGGCggtcttcatcatgccaagAGGTCTGAAGCGTCTGGATTTTGTTATATCAACGACATCGTGATCGCCATTCTTGAACTCCTTCGATACTACCCGCGAGTATTATACATCGACATCGATGTGCATCATGGAgacggtgttgaagaagcattcTTTTCAACGGACAGAGTCATGACAGTCTCTTTTCACAAATATGACCCGAATAACTTCTTCCCGGGGACTGGCGCCCTCGATGACAACGGCCCTAAGAGCGAGCATAATCCGGGCGCTCACCATGCTTTCAACGTACCATTGAACGACGGCATCACTGATGAGCAATATGATCATTTATTTAACACTGTCATTGGCAAGATTGTGGAGAAATTTCGACCGGGTGCAATCGCTTTGCAATGTGGTGCGGATTCTTTGGCCGGCGATCGTCTGGGCcgcttcaacctccaagTTCAGGGCCATGGTGCCTGTGTCAAGTTCTGCAAAGAAATGGGCATCCCCATGATCCTCTTCGGAGGCGGCGGCTACACTCCCAGGAACGTGGCGAGGGCGTGGACTTACGAGACGAGTATTGCTATCAAtgctcaagacaagatcaacccCATTCTTCCAGAGCATGCCCCATGGCGTGATCACTTCCGGCAGGATACCCTCTTCCCTACTCTGGAACAAATCTTGGGCGAGCCACGAGTGAATCGGAACCCCCCGAAGCGACTGCAGGAGATTGTTCAACATGTTACAGAACAGCTCCGTTTTGTGGAAGCAGCACCAAGCGTTCAGCTCCAGACAATACCGCCAGATCTTGGTGCCAtcagagatgatgttgaggaacGTCTGAAGGAGGAAAACGAAGAGAGACGCGACGAGGTTCGGAAAGCCCGGGAAGCTGCAATCGGGACCGCCATGCAGCTTTGA